One window from the genome of Paenibacillus azoreducens encodes:
- the tadA gene encoding tRNA adenosine(34) deaminase TadA, producing MNEQQKHPSVGDETVDKSVHERWMNEAIAQARMAEAIGEVPIGAVIVRGDEIIGRGYNLRETSQDATAHAEIVAIREASRAIGAWRLLECRLYVTLEPCPMCAGAIVQSRIPQVIYGTGDPKAGCAGTLMNLLQEPRFNHRTEVIDGVLQEECASMLTNFFRSLRRKDKETKE from the coding sequence TTGAATGAACAACAGAAACATCCTTCCGTTGGGGATGAAACTGTGGATAAATCTGTGCATGAACGGTGGATGAACGAAGCTATTGCTCAAGCACGAATGGCTGAAGCCATTGGAGAGGTTCCGATTGGAGCTGTGATCGTGCGCGGAGATGAAATCATCGGCCGCGGATATAATTTGCGCGAAACGTCGCAGGACGCCACCGCCCATGCGGAAATCGTCGCCATCCGCGAAGCCAGCCGTGCTATCGGTGCCTGGCGATTGCTGGAGTGCAGGCTCTATGTAACGCTGGAGCCTTGTCCCATGTGCGCCGGCGCAATCGTTCAATCCCGGATCCCACAGGTGATTTATGGAACGGGTGATCCCAAAGCAGGATGTGCGGGTACGCTGATGAATCTGCTGCAGGAACCGCGTTTTAATCATCGCACCGAGGTCATTGACGGGGTTTTGCAGGAGGAATGCGCCTCTATGCTGACCAATTTTTTTCGCAGCTTACGCCGGAAGGACAAAGAAACCAAGGAATAA